In Candidatus Defluviilinea proxima, a single genomic region encodes these proteins:
- a CDS encoding nitrate reductase subunit alpha, with translation MNWIEEISNPQARQWEEFYRNRWQHDKVVRSTHGVNCTGSCSWMIYVKDGIVTWELQALDYPTLQPGLPPYEPRGCQRGISFSWYQYSPIRVKYPYMRGVLMDLWRKAKEEHKDPVEAWTAVIENEAGRKAFHQARGKGGFRRTSWEEVTEVIAASTMYTIKKYGPDRIIGFSPIPAMSMLSYAGGSRFMQMLGAVSMSFYDWYSDLPPASPEVWGEQTDVAESADWFNSKFIASVGSNMSMTRTPDVHFAAEARHNGTKLVVFAPDFNQVAKYADWWVPVNAGQDGAFWMAVNHVIMNEFHYQNPTPYFLDYLRQYSDAPFLVELNEADGKYVPGRMIRAGHVERTRDVENGEWKFLVWDEISNEPRMPQGSLGFRWQKQKGQWNLEPKDGLDGSEIRSQLTFFGESSDQLSVSFAEFGEGKSFQRNIPVRYIETVNGKVAVATIYDLLMAQYGVGRGLEGDYPADYDDENLSYTPAWQERYTGIDRQTVIQFAREWATTAVKTEGKCMVIIGAGVNHWYHNNLIYRACIGTLMLTGCVGRNGGGLNHYVGQEKLAPMAPWASIAFALDWQKPPRQMNSPSFHYINSDQWRYERTYTEPQPVSRPDSEHNRDMTQEHTLDANIRAVRMGWLPSYPQFNISSLEIVRKAEQAGAKSDAEIRQWVVDQLKSGELKFAVQDPDAPENWPRLWFIWRGNALNASAKGQEYFFKHYLGTHHQIISEEVDKSHFHEVTYRDEAPEGKFDLVVDINFRMDTSALYSDIVLPTASWYEKDDLNSTDMHSFIHPLAAAVPPSWESKSDWDIFKILAEKFSELAPTHFPEPVRDLVAMPLQHDTPAEMAQTHIRDWARGECEAIPGVTMPNFVVTERDYVNLGKRFVSLGPKVQKEGLAVHGIHMEVGDLYQQLLDSKPTVTWNGQTYPSLEVARDAANIILHLAPETNGEVAYRAFQAEEERMGLKLTDLAEPTRASRVTFNDLTQQPKRLLNSPIWTGIMTDGRPYSAYTLNVERLVPWRTLTGRQHFYLDHEGYLAYGEHLPTYKPRPDPLAFGDLDKSHSEGKTIQLNYLTPHAKWHIHSNYFDNDRMLTLSRGLEPLWLSEKDAKAIGVVDNDWVEAYNDHGVTVTRAIVSARIPSGICILYHAPERTVSMPKSPMRGNKRAGGHNSPTRVHLKPSLMVGGYGQFTYAFNYWGPTGVNRDTFILVRKLPGKPEF, from the coding sequence ATGAACTGGATTGAAGAGATTTCAAACCCGCAAGCCCGCCAGTGGGAAGAGTTTTATCGCAATCGCTGGCAACACGATAAAGTGGTACGAAGCACGCATGGCGTTAACTGTACAGGCAGTTGTTCGTGGATGATCTACGTCAAAGACGGCATTGTTACCTGGGAATTGCAGGCGTTGGATTACCCCACTCTGCAACCTGGATTGCCGCCTTACGAGCCACGCGGTTGCCAACGAGGCATTTCCTTCTCCTGGTATCAGTACAGCCCGATCAGAGTCAAGTATCCGTACATGCGCGGCGTGTTGATGGATTTGTGGCGCAAAGCTAAAGAGGAGCACAAAGACCCTGTCGAAGCGTGGACAGCTGTCATTGAGAATGAAGCGGGGCGTAAGGCTTTTCATCAGGCGCGCGGCAAGGGTGGGTTCCGTCGCACCAGTTGGGAAGAAGTGACGGAGGTCATCGCCGCGTCTACGATGTATACGATCAAGAAATATGGACCCGACCGCATCATCGGATTCTCGCCGATCCCAGCCATGTCGATGTTGAGTTATGCGGGCGGAAGCCGCTTCATGCAAATGTTGGGAGCGGTGAGCATGAGTTTTTATGATTGGTACAGCGACCTGCCGCCAGCCAGCCCCGAAGTGTGGGGCGAGCAAACGGATGTGGCAGAAAGCGCCGACTGGTTCAACTCGAAGTTCATCGCTTCGGTCGGTTCGAACATGAGCATGACGCGCACACCCGATGTGCATTTCGCCGCTGAGGCGCGTCACAACGGGACGAAGCTGGTGGTCTTTGCGCCCGATTTCAATCAGGTTGCCAAGTATGCCGATTGGTGGGTTCCTGTCAACGCAGGGCAGGATGGCGCATTTTGGATGGCGGTCAATCACGTCATCATGAATGAATTCCATTATCAGAACCCGACACCTTACTTTTTAGATTATCTGCGTCAATACTCCGATGCGCCTTTCCTTGTGGAACTCAATGAAGCGGATGGAAAGTATGTACCAGGCAGAATGATCCGCGCTGGACATGTGGAACGCACGCGTGACGTGGAAAACGGCGAATGGAAATTTTTGGTCTGGGATGAAATTAGCAATGAGCCGCGTATGCCGCAGGGCAGTCTCGGCTTCCGCTGGCAGAAGCAGAAAGGTCAATGGAACCTCGAGCCGAAAGACGGTCTGGATGGAAGTGAGATTCGCTCACAGCTCACGTTCTTTGGCGAATCCAGCGATCAGCTCTCCGTATCGTTTGCTGAATTTGGTGAGGGCAAATCTTTTCAGCGCAACATTCCAGTTCGATATATTGAAACTGTAAATGGCAAAGTTGCTGTTGCGACCATCTATGATTTATTGATGGCGCAATATGGTGTGGGTCGCGGACTTGAGGGTGATTATCCCGCTGATTATGACGATGAGAATCTTTCGTACACGCCTGCCTGGCAGGAACGCTACACAGGCATTGACCGACAGACGGTGATTCAATTTGCACGCGAGTGGGCGACGACCGCCGTCAAGACCGAAGGCAAGTGCATGGTCATCATCGGAGCGGGCGTCAATCACTGGTATCACAACAATTTAATTTATCGCGCCTGCATCGGCACGTTGATGTTGACGGGTTGTGTGGGACGCAACGGCGGCGGGTTGAATCATTATGTGGGTCAGGAAAAATTGGCTCCGATGGCGCCGTGGGCTTCGATTGCTTTTGCGTTGGATTGGCAGAAGCCGCCGCGCCAAATGAACTCGCCTTCCTTCCATTACATCAACAGTGATCAATGGCGATATGAGCGCACCTATACGGAACCTCAACCTGTTTCCCGTCCTGACAGCGAACACAACCGAGACATGACTCAGGAACACACGCTCGACGCAAATATCCGCGCGGTGCGGATGGGTTGGTTGCCGTCGTATCCGCAGTTCAATATCAGCTCGCTGGAAATTGTCAGAAAAGCGGAGCAGGCTGGGGCGAAATCGGATGCGGAAATTCGTCAATGGGTGGTTGATCAACTTAAGTCAGGCGAATTGAAATTCGCCGTGCAAGATCCTGATGCTCCCGAAAATTGGCCTCGTCTGTGGTTCATCTGGCGCGGCAATGCGTTGAACGCCAGCGCGAAGGGACAGGAATATTTCTTCAAGCATTATCTCGGCACACATCATCAGATCATTTCGGAAGAAGTGGACAAGAGCCACTTCCATGAAGTGACATATCGAGATGAAGCGCCCGAAGGCAAGTTTGACCTGGTGGTGGATATCAACTTCCGCATGGATACTTCGGCGCTGTATTCGGATATCGTTTTGCCGACGGCGAGTTGGTATGAAAAAGATGATTTGAACAGCACCGACATGCACTCGTTCATTCATCCGCTTGCCGCCGCTGTGCCGCCTTCATGGGAATCAAAAAGCGATTGGGACATTTTCAAAATATTGGCAGAAAAATTCAGCGAACTGGCGCCGACACATTTCCCCGAACCCGTGCGTGATCTGGTTGCGATGCCGCTTCAACATGACACGCCCGCCGAGATGGCGCAGACACATATCCGTGATTGGGCGCGAGGCGAGTGCGAAGCCATCCCTGGCGTGACCATGCCGAACTTTGTGGTGACCGAGCGTGATTATGTTAACTTGGGCAAGCGTTTCGTTTCGCTTGGACCCAAGGTGCAGAAGGAAGGGCTTGCCGTCCACGGCATTCACATGGAAGTGGGCGACTTGTATCAGCAATTGCTGGATAGCAAACCGACCGTCACATGGAATGGTCAGACGTATCCTTCGTTGGAAGTTGCGCGCGATGCGGCGAACATCATTTTGCATCTCGCTCCCGAAACGAATGGGGAAGTGGCGTATCGTGCCTTCCAGGCGGAAGAAGAACGCATGGGACTCAAATTGACTGATCTCGCGGAACCAACTCGCGCCTCACGCGTGACCTTCAATGATTTGACTCAACAACCGAAACGTCTGCTTAACAGTCCCATCTGGACGGGCATCATGACGGATGGACGTCCCTACTCCGCGTACACCCTCAATGTGGAACGGCTCGTCCCGTGGCGCACATTGACTGGACGTCAACATTTTTATCTCGATCACGAAGGTTATCTGGCGTATGGCGAACATCTACCGACTTACAAGCCGCGCCCCGATCCATTGGCATTTGGTGACTTGGACAAGAGTCACAGCGAAGGCAAGACCATCCAATTGAATTACCTGACGCCTCATGCCAAGTGGCACATCCATTCCAACTACTTTGATAACGACCGCATGTTGACTCTCTCGCGCGGACTCGAACCGCTCTGGCTCAGCGAGAAGGATGCCAAAGCAATCGGTGTCGTAGATAACGATTGGGTCGAAGCCTATAACGATCACGGCGTCACGGTGACGCGTGCCATCGTCAGCGCGCGCATCCCATCGGGTATCTGCATCCTTTATCACGCCCCCGAACGGACAGTGAGTATGCCCAAATCGCCGATGCGCGGCAACAAACGCGCAGGCGGACATAACAGTCCCACGCGCGTTCACCTCAAGCCATCGTTGATGGTCGGTGGTTACGGACAGTTCACCTACGCATTCAACTACTGGGGTCCAACTGGTGTCAACCGCGACACGTTTATATTGGTGCGCAAGTTGCCAGGGAAACCTGAGTTTTAA
- a CDS encoding histidine phosphatase family protein → MTTELILIRHGNAVRVNGDYYHAPLTSLGQEQATQTGQYFSVPENHLDGIYSSPLRRTQETAKIIGAKIGLDPELRPGVQELMFFEMPTLVLMEILSIFDPVEDYLDARVGMPIRWPIEGRVSAVLLDILTKHPDQRVAVVAHAGVISAALSWYFPEKRWRWWRTTVSNCSLTRFKVEGNRAELLAVNDVKHLSPVIVTTQPPTATVEVAKEVHPTEKVMIFDKPPDKKN, encoded by the coding sequence TTGACTACAGAACTCATTCTCATCCGGCACGGCAATGCTGTGCGTGTAAACGGGGACTACTATCATGCACCCCTGACATCCCTTGGGCAAGAGCAGGCTACCCAGACGGGGCAATATTTTAGCGTTCCTGAAAATCATCTCGATGGCATTTATTCAAGTCCCCTGCGTCGCACACAGGAAACTGCAAAGATCATCGGGGCAAAGATCGGGCTAGACCCGGAATTGCGGCCAGGTGTACAGGAATTAATGTTCTTCGAGATGCCAACATTGGTGCTCATGGAAATTCTTTCGATTTTTGATCCTGTCGAAGATTATCTAGATGCACGGGTAGGGATGCCGATTCGATGGCCGATCGAAGGACGCGTTTCAGCGGTGTTATTGGATATCTTAACCAAACATCCAGATCAACGCGTGGCTGTAGTTGCTCATGCTGGTGTGATCTCGGCAGCGCTTTCATGGTATTTCCCTGAGAAGCGTTGGCGTTGGTGGCGAACCACCGTTAGTAATTGTTCCTTAACAAGATTCAAAGTGGAAGGCAATCGAGCAGAACTTTTAGCGGTAAACGATGTAAAACATTTAAGCCCTGTGATCGTTACTACACAGCCCCCAACAGCAACTGTTGAAGTTGCCAAGGAAGTCCATCCGACTGAAAAAGTAATGATTTTTGACAAGCCACCAGATAAGAAGAATTGA
- a CDS encoding lmo0937 family membrane protein, which translates to MLYTIIVILIILWLLGFLGSNISPSFPKTGGWIHTLVVLAIILIVLNLLGVI; encoded by the coding sequence ATGTTGTACACCATCATCGTAATTCTAATCATCCTGTGGTTGCTCGGCTTTTTAGGTTCAAACATAAGCCCAAGTTTTCCGAAAACCGGCGGGTGGATTCACACTTTGGTTGTTCTTGCCATCATCCTCATCGTTTTAAATTTGTTGGGGGTCATTTAA
- a CDS encoding cytochrome c → MINRNGKLKERIPLLSIVFLLFLLVGCGAAPEQEIAQPASAEAIAAGDVENGRKLFMGYAHFEHEGPPCMGCHSVGDNGILGGGALGPNLTDVSTERSDEEIVGVLSNTGSVISPVMKPIYETDPLTEGEQADLLAFMKSSVGQPEADKELLVFGISILGTIGAAIVLGFIYRNRLRRVRAALVKQAEAEIRK, encoded by the coding sequence ATGATAAACAGAAACGGCAAATTGAAAGAACGAATACCTCTCTTGTCCATTGTGTTTCTTCTATTCTTGCTCGTTGGGTGCGGAGCCGCGCCTGAGCAAGAGATAGCCCAACCTGCTTCCGCCGAAGCCATTGCGGCTGGGGATGTTGAAAACGGACGGAAGTTATTTATGGGCTATGCCCACTTCGAGCATGAAGGTCCACCCTGCATGGGATGTCATAGCGTGGGCGATAACGGAATCCTTGGCGGCGGGGCGCTAGGACCCAACCTGACCGACGTATCCACAGAGCGCAGTGATGAGGAAATCGTTGGCGTTCTCTCGAATACGGGATCGGTCATCTCGCCAGTGATGAAACCTATATATGAAACTGATCCCCTCACAGAAGGGGAGCAAGCCGACTTGCTCGCTTTCATGAAATCATCCGTTGGGCAACCCGAAGCGGACAAGGAACTGTTGGTGTTCGGCATCAGCATTCTTGGCACGATTGGCGCCGCTATCGTACTTGGGTTTATCTATCGCAACCGTTTACGGAGAGTCCGTGCGGCGTTGGTCAAGCAAGCCGAAGCGGAAATCAGGAAGTAG
- a CDS encoding response regulator transcription factor, giving the protein MERVRVLLADDHALFREGLAGIINNQPDMQVVGEANDGLEAFVKAQELKPDLILMDVQMPGMDGIEAVRQIKQILPETIIVMLTVRGDDNMLFEAIKNGAQGYLLKDIQSQYMLEMLRGALRGEAAISPSLAGRVLSEFRRLSKGSVSEKEDDSGLTEREQQVLVEASKGATDKEIATTLNISLNTVKTHIRNILSKLHVSTRREATRAAQAKGIL; this is encoded by the coding sequence ATGGAACGAGTCCGTGTATTACTGGCTGACGACCACGCCCTCTTTCGTGAGGGGTTGGCAGGCATCATCAACAACCAACCTGATATGCAAGTGGTGGGTGAAGCCAATGATGGATTGGAAGCCTTTGTCAAAGCGCAGGAATTAAAACCTGACCTGATCTTAATGGACGTGCAAATGCCGGGCATGGATGGCATTGAAGCGGTGCGGCAAATTAAACAGATTCTGCCTGAGACGATCATTGTCATGTTGACCGTCCGTGGGGATGACAACATGCTCTTCGAAGCGATTAAGAATGGCGCTCAAGGTTATCTGTTGAAAGATATTCAATCACAATATATGCTGGAGATGTTGCGCGGCGCATTACGCGGAGAAGCCGCCATATCGCCAAGTCTTGCGGGACGCGTCCTCTCGGAATTTCGGCGGTTGAGCAAAGGCAGCGTGTCTGAGAAAGAAGATGACAGCGGGCTGACCGAGCGGGAACAGCAGGTATTAGTAGAAGCATCCAAAGGCGCAACGGATAAAGAGATCGCCACCACGTTGAACATCAGCCTGAATACGGTCAAGACACACATACGCAATATCCTGTCGAAGTTACACGTGTCCACACGGCGTGAGGCGACGAGGGCGGCGCAAGCCAAGGGTATTTTGTAA
- a CDS encoding ABC transporter permease, producing the protein MKWMLRMIRFFKFLIRISSFIGKELTEIFRQPKLILTLVLGPFLIMFLFGLAYPDQNRILRTIFVVTDPNSFQRDVGKFTHSFSSTSIDYVIENDKEKALAKLALNQTDMVIVVPYAPFETIQNNQQAEFLVYHNEVDPFQVGYIQSVARIYVDELNRQILQSGAEQEKENSGYLQDNLKTAIVETQALRKILLAEDVNAATQAADLEKDITGLHEKLITFRSLASGVLVSPFEVKVTGLSGSILTVTGFFVPAVIVLLLQHVSITFASLSIVRETRSGIMELFRVSPVTAFETLVGKYLSYLFFETILAGVITALAVWLLNVHILGHLQDYALAVVVLLFTSLGVGFLISLISETDTQAVQYSMLLLLASIFFSGFFLDLRLMKEPATYLAWSLPATYGIRMLQDIMLRGSSIPLVVFLGIAAIGIVLFLMDWMLLRKKMESQYA; encoded by the coding sequence TTGAAATGGATGTTGCGAATGATTAGATTCTTCAAATTCCTTATCCGAATTTCTTCATTCATAGGCAAGGAACTAACAGAAATTTTTCGCCAGCCCAAACTTATTTTGACACTCGTATTAGGACCGTTCTTAATCATGTTTTTATTCGGATTGGCATATCCTGACCAAAACCGAATTTTGAGAACAATATTTGTAGTCACAGATCCAAATTCTTTTCAGCGGGATGTGGGTAAATTCACCCATTCCTTCAGTTCGACGAGTATTGATTATGTGATAGAAAATGATAAAGAGAAAGCACTGGCAAAACTTGCACTCAATCAAACTGACATGGTGATCGTCGTACCGTATGCTCCGTTCGAGACTATTCAAAACAACCAGCAGGCAGAGTTCCTTGTTTATCATAATGAAGTCGACCCATTCCAGGTCGGATATATCCAGTCTGTAGCAAGAATATATGTGGATGAGCTTAATCGTCAAATTTTACAATCTGGGGCTGAACAGGAAAAAGAGAACTCGGGTTACCTGCAAGACAATTTAAAAACTGCAATTGTAGAAACACAGGCGCTTCGAAAGATCCTTCTAGCGGAAGACGTTAATGCGGCAACACAAGCTGCAGATCTTGAGAAAGATATCACTGGTCTTCATGAAAAACTCATCACATTTCGTTCATTGGCATCTGGTGTTTTGGTCAGTCCGTTCGAAGTAAAAGTCACCGGGCTATCCGGTAGCATATTGACTGTAACCGGGTTCTTTGTTCCAGCAGTGATCGTCCTGCTTCTGCAACATGTATCCATAACTTTTGCGTCTCTATCCATTGTTCGAGAAACACGCTCCGGGATCATGGAATTGTTCAGAGTATCTCCTGTCACAGCTTTTGAAACTTTAGTTGGGAAATATCTTAGTTATCTATTCTTTGAGACCATACTGGCCGGTGTTATTACTGCTCTTGCTGTCTGGCTGCTCAATGTCCACATTTTAGGTCACTTGCAGGATTATGCCCTAGCTGTGGTTGTCCTGCTTTTTACATCCTTGGGGGTAGGCTTCCTGATCTCTTTGATCTCAGAAACCGATACTCAGGCTGTTCAATATTCGATGCTCTTATTGCTGGCAAGCATTTTCTTTAGCGGATTTTTTCTGGACTTGCGCTTGATGAAGGAACCTGCCACATACCTTGCATGGTCATTACCTGCTACGTATGGCATTCGAATGCTACAAGATATTATGCTGCGTGGGTCATCAATACCCTTAGTGGTATTTCTGGGAATTGCAGCCATCGGAATCGTACTTTTCTTGATGGACTGGATGCTCCTACGAAAAAAAATGGAAAGTCAATACGCCTAA
- a CDS encoding cupin domain-containing protein, whose product MKGYVQNIESVAVKNEDFRQVLYTAKNCQLVVMALKPKEEIGMETHKLDQFFRVEEGTGEAVLDGVRTAISAGFAVLVPAGAEHNIINTGTVPMKLYTLYSPPNHRDGVIHHTHAEAEKDNEHFDGKTTE is encoded by the coding sequence GTGAAAGGTTATGTACAAAACATCGAAAGTGTCGCAGTCAAGAATGAAGATTTTCGCCAGGTGCTTTACACCGCCAAGAACTGTCAGCTCGTTGTAATGGCGCTGAAGCCAAAAGAGGAGATCGGGATGGAGACGCATAAACTTGATCAGTTCTTTCGGGTGGAGGAAGGGACGGGCGAGGCCGTTTTGGATGGCGTTCGCACAGCGATCAGCGCGGGATTCGCTGTGCTCGTGCCTGCCGGAGCGGAACACAACATCATCAATACCGGTACTGTTCCAATGAAACTCTATACGCTCTATTCACCGCCTAATCATCGAGATGGCGTTATCCACCATACACACGCCGAAGCGGAAAAGGATAACGAACACTTCGACGGTAAAACGACGGAATAA
- a CDS encoding type IV pili methyl-accepting chemotaxis transducer N-terminal domain-containing protein, whose product MIQRLQTQLILLFIAFASLVLVSVGVTYWGLQTQGQDALVINLAGRQRMLIQQMTRLSFQLQDGDESAPAALKESEQIFSQTLSALQHGGSAPYLADSVVNLPAASDAQIQKALRDVESSWGQYRSTLDAMDSSASLQVTLEGQSDDLVQKADVVVRLYEATSTAKVNRLRIIQVVFLVFAMLLLAVGAWMTRRSLLKPLDDLVLAAKRLGENQLDAPIQVEGPEEMRTLSQAFDEMRSRLHVAHEELIQWNATLEQRVAQRTRELETLNEVSREISSRLDIQQVLNSVTEKARTLLGGEVASLCLVDESQHWLKLQTLSGPKHAVVGDTMRADNDFADAVLAGDGAMICGVGSCQGGCRMLSDEYRTSHLAAPLRIGNRVIGALCVGSPAQNQFAAESADMLTKLANVAVIALENARLFAQAERVATLEERRRVAAEMHDGLGQTLSYLGLMTDQVVEFLSDGQETSALDRLHKTRATISKATSDVRRAINKLMDDTPVAKDLCTRVHDTLDEIASQHDLESVWRSDTDSAPDCSPQIAEQVYNITREALINAARHAHAKQISVHVGRSDENYFVTVEDDGNGFDTSQPAPSGHFGLQIMQARAKHIGGTVELQSMPGSGTRVTLMWSVEERD is encoded by the coding sequence ATGATCCAACGACTTCAAACCCAGCTTATCTTGCTTTTTATAGCTTTTGCATCGCTTGTGCTCGTCTCTGTTGGCGTCACCTATTGGGGTTTGCAGACTCAGGGACAGGATGCGCTGGTTATCAACCTAGCGGGACGTCAGCGGATGTTGATTCAGCAGATGACGCGGCTGTCGTTTCAATTGCAGGATGGGGATGAGTCTGCGCCTGCGGCGTTGAAGGAATCTGAACAAATCTTTAGCCAGACCTTATCTGCTTTGCAACATGGGGGAAGCGCGCCGTATCTAGCGGATAGTGTCGTTAATTTGCCAGCGGCAAGTGATGCACAGATTCAGAAAGCATTGCGTGATGTAGAGTCCAGTTGGGGCCAATACCGTTCCACTTTGGACGCGATGGATTCTTCCGCTTCACTGCAAGTCACCCTGGAAGGACAATCCGATGACTTGGTTCAAAAAGCCGATGTGGTGGTGCGTTTATATGAAGCGACTTCAACCGCCAAGGTGAATCGCTTACGTATCATTCAAGTTGTATTTTTAGTTTTCGCAATGCTGTTGCTCGCAGTGGGCGCATGGATGACGCGCCGCTCCCTGCTCAAGCCGTTGGACGATTTGGTTTTGGCGGCAAAAAGACTCGGGGAGAATCAGCTAGATGCGCCGATTCAGGTTGAAGGTCCAGAAGAGATGCGGACGTTGTCACAAGCGTTCGATGAAATGCGATCCCGTCTCCACGTCGCACATGAAGAACTCATCCAATGGAATGCCACGCTCGAACAACGCGTTGCCCAACGCACACGTGAACTCGAAACGCTCAACGAAGTCAGCCGTGAAATTTCTTCGCGGCTTGATATTCAACAGGTGTTGAATTCTGTCACTGAAAAGGCGCGGACGTTGTTAGGCGGTGAGGTGGCGTCGTTGTGCCTCGTGGATGAAAGCCAGCATTGGTTGAAACTTCAAACGTTGAGCGGTCCGAAACATGCGGTGGTTGGGGACACGATGCGCGCCGACAATGATTTTGCCGATGCCGTGTTGGCGGGTGATGGCGCGATGATCTGCGGCGTGGGTTCGTGCCAGGGCGGATGCCGCATGTTGTCCGATGAATATCGCACCAGCCATTTGGCGGCGCCGCTTCGCATTGGCAATCGCGTGATCGGCGCGTTGTGCGTGGGAAGCCCCGCGCAAAATCAATTCGCCGCAGAGTCAGCAGATATGTTAACCAAGCTCGCAAACGTCGCCGTGATTGCGTTGGAAAATGCACGTTTGTTTGCGCAAGCCGAACGCGTGGCAACTCTTGAGGAGCGACGCCGCGTTGCCGCAGAGATGCACGATGGGCTTGGGCAAACGCTCAGTTATCTCGGCTTGATGACCGATCAGGTTGTCGAATTTCTTTCCGATGGGCAGGAAACTTCTGCGCTTGATCGTTTGCATAAAACTCGCGCAACGATCAGCAAAGCCACAAGCGATGTGCGCCGCGCGATCAATAAGTTGATGGATGATACACCTGTAGCGAAGGATTTATGCACACGCGTGCATGACACACTGGACGAAATCGCCTCACAACATGACTTGGAATCGGTCTGGCGTTCTGACACAGACTCTGCGCCTGATTGCTCTCCGCAAATCGCCGAGCAGGTTTACAACATCACGCGTGAGGCGTTGATCAATGCGGCGCGACATGCACATGCAAAACAAATCAGCGTGCATGTGGGGCGCAGCGATGAAAATTATTTCGTGACCGTTGAAGATGATGGAAATGGATTCGATACATCCCAACCCGCGCCCAGTGGACATTTCGGTTTGCAGATCATGCAGGCGCGCGCAAAACATATTGGCGGGACAGTTGAACTTCAATCCATGCCTGGAAGCGGAACGCGCGTCACATTAATGTGGTCTGTGGAGGAAAGAGATTAA
- a CDS encoding ABC transporter ATP-binding protein, with protein MKNNTVSKNIIETRDLTKSFDGGVVVQHLSMQVPRGIIFGFVGPSGCGKTTTVRLLTGFYKPTSGTLSVLDKTPTEFSKSDREKIGYLIQQFVLYPDLTVWENLNFAASFYGVGLFRWGRLNKLLDFVELREDKYKLAKNLSGGMKRRLSLAATLVHNPELLFLDEPTAGIDPLLRRKFWDYFKGLKADGHTLFITTQYVGEAAFCDLVGVMYEGRLLMIETPDGLRRKAYGGDVIGIRTNEELRFEHRQQLESLPFVRGKVKIVSDQEVEVVVDDASTAVANLLEWFQAQKLTVAMMEQKSPSFDDVFIRLIEMDVAND; from the coding sequence ATGAAAAATAATACAGTATCAAAAAATATTATTGAAACACGGGACTTAACTAAAAGTTTTGATGGAGGTGTTGTCGTACAACATCTAAGCATGCAAGTGCCCCGTGGCATCATCTTTGGTTTCGTTGGCCCAAGTGGATGTGGAAAAACGACGACCGTCCGTTTATTAACAGGTTTTTATAAACCTACTTCTGGTACATTGAGTGTGTTGGATAAAACTCCAACTGAATTTTCGAAATCGGACCGCGAAAAAATAGGATATCTGATCCAACAATTTGTCTTATACCCGGACCTAACTGTTTGGGAAAACTTAAATTTTGCAGCTTCATTTTATGGCGTCGGCCTTTTTCGGTGGGGGCGTTTAAATAAGCTGCTCGATTTTGTAGAGTTGAGAGAAGATAAATATAAATTAGCGAAGAATCTCTCTGGAGGGATGAAAAGGCGCCTCAGCCTGGCTGCCACATTGGTGCACAACCCGGAATTACTTTTTCTGGATGAGCCTACTGCCGGGATTGATCCGCTCCTGCGCCGCAAGTTCTGGGATTACTTTAAGGGATTAAAGGCAGATGGTCACACTCTGTTTATCACCACACAATATGTGGGTGAAGCTGCATTTTGTGACCTGGTTGGGGTGATGTACGAGGGCAGACTACTGATGATCGAAACCCCGGATGGGCTGCGCAGAAAAGCCTATGGTGGGGATGTGATTGGTATCAGGACCAACGAAGAACTCAGGTTTGAACACAGACAGCAATTAGAAAGCCTGCCCTTCGTGCGCGGAAAAGTAAAAATTGTCAGTGACCAGGAGGTTGAAGTCGTTGTAGATGATGCAAGTACAGCAGTTGCAAACTTGTTGGAATGGTTTCAGGCACAAAAGTTGACTGTGGCGATGATGGAGCAAAAATCGCCCTCCTTTGATGATGTGTTCATTAGATTAATTGAAATGGATGTTGCGAATGATTAG